The DNA sequence tcattcattcagctGACACTCTGAACCTAAATCTGCACGTCTCTCACCCTGTTGTATGCGTGATTTTAATCGACCTCGAAACTGGGAAACAAGTGGATAAACCCGAGAACGCCAAGCATGTCACCTCTTTCTATGACGAGGAGAACGTGAAAGAAATTCTACCCATGATGACCCAACCCTGCTCTTTCAAAACCTCAAAGTCATTGGTGCCAAAGTGGGACGAACTGATCTTGTTCAACGTGGACTTCTCGCACTTAGAATCCTTGCGGAGCCATCTAGGCGTGTTTTTTGTAATACGAGATTTTGTTACCATGTCTTTGGCCAATAACCAGGCCAAGTACAAATCAGGCTGGATTGATGTTGCCTGGGCTTTCTTGGTCCCATTCCCGGAAGGATATCCTCCCAATGTTGGGAAGAAGCTTCGGCTTCAGCTGTTTCAAGGGGGATCAACCCGAGGATCTGAACCCTTATCTCACACGCTTTGGACTTGGTGGAAGAAGAGGCGACATCTCAAGTATCCTTCCACTTTGTTTGTCACGGTTCAATCCATGAAACCCCCGGAAGCGAACCTAGAATCAGATCCAGAGACCATGGAAGGGCAGAAAGAAGCCTCCAAAACCAGAGAAGGAGTATTGAATGTTCCGGCTTGGAGTCGTCATCGTGGCCAAACTTGTGAAATCCCCAAAGCAAAAGAGGTGTCCATCGAGGCACCGGATGACAGTGAGGTCTCTTGCATGCGGTTTAGCCGAAGTGGAAGGGCTTTAGCTGTTGCTTTTACTCGAGTGAATGGCTCTTCAACGATCCATGTGTTTCATGTTCCATCTTGGCAGTTTATCAAAATCATCGGTAGTCACCCTGGAACGATCTACGAATTGGATTGGGATTTGGACGACACCGAAATCGTTTCCGCTTCCGCAGATCGGACTGCCGGTGTCTGGAGCATCCACAAGGGTACCAGGAAGCTCCTAGAGCATCCCTCATTTGTCTATTGTGCTCGTTTTCACCCCAATTCCCCTAATGTGGTCATATCAGGCTGTTACGACAAAGTCATCCGAGTTTGGATCCGAAATCAGGATTCCAAATTTCTCTTGGCCGAAGAGCTCATTTCCCACAATAGCTTCATTTCAGCCCTTGAGCTTGATCCAGACGGTCAGAATTTATTCTCAGGTGATGATGAGGGTTTCATTAGGATCTGGGAAGTGTACGGAGCTCAGAACATTGAGTCCGATAACCGAATCTCAATTCGCATGAAGAAAGAGATTCAGCTACCTGAGTTTCGCGGGTACCGAATTCAGAGTCTTCAGATGCATCCTGGCGGAAGACGCCTTCTAGTTCATTCATCTTCGTTCACATCCTCGTTACTTATGATTGATACCAAGCTATCTTCAGTAATGCAATCCTTTGGGTTCGAGTCTGGCCGGAGAGATAAGAGTGATTGTTCTGTATCCCCTTGTGGttcttttgtatttgcaaGTAGCCTCAACACTGGAGTGATCGTTTTTGATACAGACACGGCCAACGAGAAGCACAGATATGAAATGGATGACATCAAACCTAAAAGCATCACTTTCCATCCATTCGATAACTTTCTCATTGTTTATGGCCAAATTGGCGAAGCTAGAAGTATCCTTGTATTCAAAGCTTGAGTTTAAAATATATCACATTCTGCTTGGATATCCGGAAATATTCTGTTCAAATACATTGGTTAGTCACAACCTTATCTCCAAAACATGAGCCTGCTGTTTGGGTAGATCTTTTCTCTTTGGGTACCTTGTGATAAACATGTTAGGAGCGCTTTTGATACTCTTTATTGTGGTTTGGGGAGGGTGTTTCCTGTATCAAAACGAAATTGATCGATCTTTTAAAGCAGCCGTGGTGGAATATGTTCCATTAGAACGAAATTTCAGTGCTCAAAATCCTCTGGACTATGTTCTCAGCAATGTTAAACAATATGCTGAAATTGTGGCCACCTTGAAATCACAagtaagttttcaaaaccaatggGCTATGCATTTCCAAAACAGAACTCTTTGTTTTTAGGGTGTGGATTTGGTTGTCTTTCCTGAGTATGGTCTCACCTCATCCGGGTTGCATTCGCTGCCTCAAGAACAATTTCATGACATGATGCAGGAATTTCCGCCTTTAGGCATTGGAAACTTTGACAATCCCAatcctgaaaatgtaaattctTGTTGAAGTTCTTGTTGTTCAGTGTCAATACCGTGCATGTGCTGACACGCTGTCTTTGCAGAAGGTGCTAAGAAGTCTTCaggaaattgccaagaataACGGACTGTACTTGGTGGTCAATTTAGGCACGAAACTGGAGGACCCGGATACGCATGAAACTCATTATTACAACACAGCCTTGGTTTTTGATCGGCTTGGAAAGATCGTGGCAAGGTACGTTGTTTAGCTCTCAAACTAactcaagtttcaaatttggaccaaCGTACTCAGAAAGATTATTGATCGTTGAGAGTGAAAAGGTTGCATGTGTAAGCTCATTAGACTGCCAAACAATAATTTTTAGAGAGATCCGAAACAATCTTCCAACAAGTCCAAACCACAGGCATTAAAATCCAAAGCAACCATCCATGACATCCGAAACAGTCTTCCAAGGAGCGAGAATTTACTTTTTTCTCCCTGTTTTATTTTCCTCCTACTATCATGAGCTCTACTAGTCTGTAAAAATAGTCAAAACAGCAGCCCTCAGGGCCCAACATAATAgatgaataaataaatgacCGGGAGCGGCAACTGTGACAGGAAACCCGACAGTATCACGTCAGGGTGGCCAGTATGGCGGACTGTGATGGACGCAAAGTCCGCCATGTTGTTTACTGGTGATGACAAATCAAGAACTCCCAGGGGTGCATCAAGAGAATGCGCCTAACAACATCAATTTCCATGttatggaaaaccattttgaaggaCATGATGTAAGTTGAACATTTGAGACcgggaaagaggaaaaatgcggAGATGGGACTGGAACtaaatttgattcattcaGTGTGGTCGTAGATCTAAGGCGTCGACGTGTTCTTCCGATTTCATTCCCCTGATGCTCGAACGGCCTTTGTTATTAACATCTTTCGAAAATAGAGGTCAATGATATGGTAGATGACACTATTTTTTATAAATTCCTACCCATTTGTGTCTCAGAAGGTATCatacaaatatgaaatgagGGCTTAAGCACGACACATTTTTAACGAAATTAAGATTAATGACTTCGGTGATTTCAAATCCAGTTTCTTTTGTCATAGCTTTCTTCAATAGTGGAATTTACAAAGTTTTAAACGTAAATGCACATATGTAAAATATACACCAAGGCACTTCAACAAAATTTCAGACCTGAGATTGATTTCTTTCAGATATCGGAAGTATAATTTGTATGGAGAGGAGAATTTGTTTTCGAAACCCAACTTACCCGATGTCAGCTATTTCGACACCGACTTTATGGTCCGATTTGGATTATTAATCTGCTTTGACATCAATTATCCCCGACCATTTCAAGACCTCGAGGACCACAAAGTTGACGTGATTATCCTGCCTGCGGCATGGGTTGATGAGTTGCCATTCCTTACGGGTTCGATTTTGCCGGCACAATCTTTTCTTCTATTTCTAAATCTTCCCTTCCTCTTTCAGCCATCCAGTATCACTCCGGATGGGCGTTAGCTAATAAAGTCACAGTATTATCATCTGGACTCCATGACCCTCAAAATGGAGCTGTTGGTGCGGGAATCTATCACGGTGATTTCGGAATCCTGAACTATACGTTTAACCCCAGGATATCGGAGTCTCTTGCGGTTATTTCAGAAGTCCATTTTAACCAAGACCAAGAAGGTAAAATAGCTTTATGCTGCCCTAAGTCGACGAGTGTTCCAGTTCCAAATACGCCATCCTTACATATATATTGCAGCTAATCCTCCGATACCTCGTGATCCAATCAGCCATAACAATCACAACTTTTTAGAACAAGATCTAACAGCCTATGATTTTAAGCACTTAAGACACGGATTTCAAGACGAAAGGATTTCTATGAGTCATTATACTGAGTGCATGGTATCCGTTGAGCTGGAGATCCCCGACAACTTCACAGGGTCCTACGTAATGGTTGCGTTTCATGGTGTCAGAGGATTTGGTGGGGGTCGATATCAGCTTGGAATCACGTCATGCGGAATTGTCTTGTGCCAAAATCAGGCTTTCACATCATTAGAGTCATGTGGCAAAAGACCAAATCTTGGTGAGGCATGCCTGATCATTTTGATCATAAGGACACCGAAAGTATGGACtgcttttttgttctttaggAGAGTTGGGCGAGTTGCCAACCGTTAAATATCTTCATTTGGAGCAAACGCGATCTGAGGACATGCGATTGATGCCTGTGGCTATGGATTTGAATCTACAGCCTTTGAATCAAAGTTTGAGTTCCTTTGACCAGATTAATGATAAGTCggtcattttggtcaaagaaCCCATGTCTAATTTATATTCTTTTGGTTTTTTCGGTCGGTTGTTCTCATTAGACAAACAAAACTAAACATCTGCAGGAATTTGTGGACAATGTATTTCAGTAAGAAGTCTAGGAAATGAGcgaggaaaattgaaaaaaaaatcgagttgGATAGAAGTGAAACTTGGATCCAAGATGACACAAATGAAAGAAGATACTTGGGAAGGCAAAGTGTGACCAAATTGATGTAATATATCAGTGGACAGAGGAGGATTGCAAATAGAGTCAGAGTCTCTTCATTCAACACGCAAAACAGCAATCAACAAATTAAATATCTCTTGGATTTGAAGTAACAATGAATAATTAGGTGAGGGTGAATACGCGTACATCTTTGTGATtagatttgaatattttcatctGGATAATTGCCTATAAGGTTCTGATCTTATTGGCATAAGAACAGTTCTTTCGGGGTAGAAAGAGTTACTTAAGTTTTGTTTGGAAGACATGGATTCTCACAGATCTGTATTacaaagtggagcaatgaatgCATGTTGTTGGGGGAGCTCTGAATCTGAAAAGAGCGATCCTTACAGCAGCGATGAAGTGAGCCagtttttgtcttcaaatcaCAAAAACATGGCCGGAAAGCAAAACAATCACTTCATGCATTGAGCAGGAGcttgttcaaattttaagAGGTCCGCTTAGATATCGCCAATATGAAACAAGTGGCTAGATGTGTGGCAACACTGAACGTTAACGCAAACCTAGGTACTCGGTACGGTTCAACCGGTTTAATCTCACGGAAGCGAAGTGCCCAAGGGAATAATCAAAGTTGTGCCAGAGTTACTTGAAAGTTAGTGGCTTGTCATTATCCGGACTGGTTGACAAGAAGTGGAATAGTTTGGTTCTGGGGAGCACGAGACTTTAGGGGCTCAGCGGCCCCACCTCAACGAGGCACATTGGCCTGAAAGCAAAGGAATTGCAATGGCGCCTGTGGCATTCATGTTTGGTGTCAGGATGACCtccttttgttcacttttatGGTTGTGTTTTTGAAATCACCAGATATGTTCTTGGTTGGTTGTGTCACAGCATTTGGACTCAAGAGTTGAAGCACGTCTGTCCATTTTAATGAAGTAACAACAAGGCTGCGAAGGTGGCCAGAACCCAGGACAAAGTGTGGACATGCCCTTTGCCGCACAATTTGATTTCAGTTTCTTCTGGATGATAGTTGTAACAATGGGTGGGCTTTCGCCTATGGATGTTGTACTTCAACCTCTCACAATAAGCTGTCTCATTCACCGGACCGTACTCAACCTTCGTAGGTTCAATGGAAATTTTCGTTGAAAAACATGGACAGAGCTTATCCGCCACAATTAGGACCAAATTCGTGTGGGGAATGAGCTGAACACTGAACGGTCTGAAATttaaagtcaaagaaattGTTAACACTTTAAGTTGTCAACCTTCATGTTCTTGGTCAGAAACCCACCTTTCACAATCGCTCTCGTGGCAATTGCTTAGCTTGCCCTTGACGGGGACGGGCTTCCCGGTAGTCTTGTTGGGCTTGTAGAGTTTCTCGTCATTTAGTTCATAAAGAATGACCTGCTTATCGCAAGGCTTCGGTGTGGTCTTGTTGATGTAAGTCATCTGCAGCAAAGGAATCGGACCACCGTCCTTGATGGAAAACTCGTCCATCAAGGGGTCGTTTTGGTTGTCATAGGGGTAATTGGAGTTAGGATCGTAATATGTGGCGTCATTGTACCCGTACTCCAGGGGAAACTCCTCGTCACCCACACCTTGAGGAAAGGCGTAGGTCCAATCCGGATTCCACATGTGATGAATCTCAAAGCGAATGATCGTCCAAGCCACTTGGCCAATCATGTAGTTCatcaaccaagcaaccaattTGAAAGGGGTGAGAAGCATGCTGGCACTGCCACCCTCTGCCTCGGGTTCCAAGCAAATCGCTTGATAATCGTAGATTCGAATTGGCCGATAGATGTTGTGCTGGATCAAACTCTCGAGAATGGTGCCATCAACCTCGCCAAAGAACTTGCCCGTATCCACGGGATCCTCTGAGATGATGACAAAGCCGTTATTGTCCACCacatagcattccagatcctCGGAAGCGCACGTTTTATTGCAATTCCTGAAAGACGAGGGGGAGTATTTACCCCGAATGATTGTATCCCGCTCGCCTTCACAATGGAGCACTTTTTACCTGGTTCCTGAgacacatttttgagtttcGTTGAAGAACATTTGTCGGAAAATCTCATAATCGATTTGCATTCCAGCCACAGCTGCCGGGGTCTTTTGACTGCCTCGACCCACCATAATGGCATGTGTGGCTGTCACCTTGGTCCTTTTCTCTCCCACATCAAATGGAATCGAGTAGACGAAGGCTTTAGGGTCGACCTTGTGATAGTCTACAGCTCGCTTTTACCAGGTTTCCTCCGTGGCTTTGTTATTGATATCCGAAAAGTGCCTGAGTGAGATTTTAGaacattgttttttctttttaatatGACTTATTATTAACACCTGCATTCTGCCATTGCTTACGGTTCCTTGATCAGAGTGGGTGTCTCTTTGTTTCGGTCATCCTCTTTTGGATCCACAAAAAGATGAGAGTGATCTGCAAACCTCATCAATCCGGATCTCGTTGCAATGAATGCCAACTGAATGCCAACTCGTTTGTATGTTTCATTCCTGAAGAGCGTAAATAAATCGAAAATAGAAATTAACAATGTTTAGGCAAATACATCACTAAATTATGCTATGAAACAGGCTTGGAGGTTGGTTAATTGCACGATCACTGTTAGTGCATGCCACTCCGCACAAGCTTACTGCTCATCCTGTGGATAGTAATCAGGATAAAAGTTATTTCTTCTCATATTCGGTCTCCTAGGGCTATAATATTCGGGCTCTTTAACCAATACAATTGGTTTAGTCGTCGTAGTAAATATCTCctcattggtttcatttgacCCGTTGTTGGCAGCGGGCATATCGTTCATATAACCATCAAATCTCATTCTACAGTAGACCAAATGAATCACATCATTTTGGGAGTCTGATCGTTACCAAAGATGAACATATCCTTAGATGACCTTAAAAACTAATTGAATCCGAGTGTGAGCTGCGATAAAATGTCCTTTTGTTACCTGGAAGTCAGTTCAAAGAGCATTCCTAGAACTGAAGCTGCTGAGTTAAAACTCCTAAGTTGTGCAATGCAAAGAATGAATGGGACAAAAACGGGGAAAATGGGAAAGAAAACGTGATTGATTAATAATAACCATGGTGATCGTCTAAATGTGCAACTCGACAAAGTGTGCCAGGAATATGATCAATTCTTTTAGAAGGAACTTACGATAAAGCTCCACGTCCATGATGTGGGCTAcgttgtttttcaaaatcttttgtcACGACTGCGTCGAAAACCAGGGAATTGATCAAGTCTCGCTCACCTatacaacaaacaaataaTTAATGAATACTACTTACTAATGCGATTATTCCTGCAAAAAGTGGCACAGTTTGTGAATATCAAGCTTCTCATTAGAAACATATCTGGCCAATCTGATTTTACTTGATTAGCATGCTCTAAGTCAGTATGTCACACTTACAAACATGTGAGTTTCTATCCATCTTATCGATGCCATGAGCTGCATGATGGTTTTGAAGAAGCACAAGGGTTAGTTATGAATTAGTTAAAACTTAAAAACACATCACTTACATTTCACACAATTCGGATCAAAGTGCTCTGTGTTGGTACATTTTGGCAATGGTCGAACGCTTGGTGTGCCCCATGACCAATTAGGTTCTTGCATCTTGATCAAGAAGTGCTTGAGAGTATCTTCAGGAGAAATAAACTCGCGATTATGATCACCAGCGTAATTATACTGGCAGTAGATCCAATCCGGATGGACTCTCCAATTTGTGTCCTCAAAGAGCGATGAAACTGAAGGGAAAGAcggaattcaatcaaaacatgGCTCTTATACTGGTTAACCTTGGACAGGATCTTTACCATTGAATTTGGCCAGAGGAACCTCAATCTTGCCTTCCACGCGGAACTTTCCGTAATCTTGTGGAAGCGCAATCCCAAGGGAAAATGGAGTATTCACCAATGGATGATAGAAATAGTCCATGGTTTTCACTGTGGCGCGTTTCTACAAGTTGAAACATGGTGTTAGGGTTTTGCATCGAGGGCCTTTACTGTAATTAAGGAGCTTACCATGTCGTCAAAATGTTGCTTGACGGTTAGGAAactttggcctttgatttggTTGACCATGTCGTGCCGCATCTAGAGATTTACTTAGAGATTAGCTTAAGTCTTAAACGGCAGAACGGCTGAAGCCAAAGCACGTGTGAATTGTGAGCTATAATGGAGAGTTGATTTCCAATAGATATACTTTCGaatcaaatgttgaaaatacAGTAATACAGATTTTATAACGTTACTTTTCATAAAGGTACTGCTAAGTTCTTATTACTATTTCTTGAGCAAATGAGTTTCAAAAAACTCTTCCAAATTTACAAATGAAATGTTCCGTGGCCTACATTGGAAGAATACGTAAATGGACCAACAATTTTAATCATGATACAAAGAATAGATTTCTATGGCTTCGTGTGCATTGAGAAAAAGCATACGGCAAATAATACATGTGAGTGTAATCAATTGTAATGTGGTATAAGTAATTCCAAACAATGGTGAGTTTTTGTCGTGTTTTCGAAAATCGTGTcggtcaaaaaatcaaaaccaaataGAAACCAAAGAAAACGCTCGGAAACCAAACTTAGATACCTTAGTTTCGTAATGTCGATTACCGACAAACGCCAACTGAAAAAAACCGAATTATGATTGTATCCCGAATCAAACGAGCATTGCGATtactcttcaaaatttgaaagaactAAAGTGGTAATAATTTGATTAGGGGAGCCATGCAGAATTCATCTGTAAGCAATGTCATTTGTTGAGGACAGGTTGCACTTACCGCCAATAACTCGGAATCATTGGCCCTAGGTTGGGCATCCACTAACCGGTCAAACACGAGCTCAACCTCAGCCAAATCCACACTGTTGTAATTTGGCTTGAGAATCTCTTGGAACTGAAAAACGGAAAGTGTGAGCGGACCAAGAAGTAACGAAGGCTCCAAGTCTAGACAGGCAAGTTGAAATGGGCTCGGGGAAAGTTTAGGAAGTTCCAAAGAACGAGTTGGCCGTACTTTGGAAGGGCCACTCGCTCTAAGTTCAAGGTCTACAGGACGAAAACATCAAGAAAGTCGATTGGGCGCCCGTTTGACTTGGAATTTGGGCGAAAATTCGAATTGGAATGCATGCGATTGTGTGTGCGTCCTTAAATGAGATTAGTCCTCTAACTAACACTGGTTTAATCCAAGGTCGATAACGTGAAAGTAATGATCGTTTCCTTTAATTCCAATTTTTAGTAGTGACAATGGTGATGTTTCCGGTCGGTTCATGCTGGAAACCGGTATTTTAGTGAACGTCAATTGGCATTGAACTATCATTATTCTTGCTAAGCCATGAAAAGTCTATAACCAATTGTCGTTTAACCGTGTTATGAATTCACAATAGGTGGGCGTCCCAAAAAGCTAACTTATTTTCTAGCATTTGTTACTCATTTAATATTCTGCCAATTATCTGTTTCTTTGTTGGTTTATGAATTGCAACTTATGAACAGCTTTTTTGAACTCCATGTAACGATAAAATTTAGAATTACgctttgtattttttgaacaatcatTTAAACAAAGTTAGCTTTTACAACGCACCACCCACCTACAGCCATCATCCACAGAGTTGTaaaattcaaaagctttgCTTTTAGCATACTCTAAATGTTACATCTCTGTGACTAAACCCACATTGAATGTGAAAAGCGTGGTTCACTCTTAAACAATATCCTAAATCAAATTAGCCCTAGAATGTAATATATGTGTCTCATCACTTGTTGGTTCCatccattttgcttttttatatttgtgaAATGGGGTTGTGGACACCCTGGATTGATTTCTAAAATACTAAACTAGATAATCAAACAGCTGCTAGGCAAAGAATGTATGTACAACGCCGCACATTGAAGCCAAAGAAGCCAGTTTCAGAGTTTGAAAGTGCAAACGACGCTTCTTAGTTGGGTTCAAAGTGccaaaaattggtttcaattccAGATAAAAGGGGAGAGTGGATCTGTTTTTTGGTGGTTGTATCAAATACGTTGTAAAACCTTAAATTACACACATCAAGAGTCTCAACATGTTTAAATCTGCATTTACCCGTTCTGTTCTGGACACCTTTTGAGttgatcaaagtgaaaaagaaatatgctcaatgaaaatatgatggATTTGAGACATGACGTACACATGAATGGTCTTTCTTTGTCCTCTTAGCCATCTTTATCCACCATTGACGGATGAAAGGCTTGCTCACGCAACCTGGCCTTTATTCGtaaaaacaaatatgttttaagcCAACTTCAAGAGTGCCGAGGTTCTGTTCGAGCCTACTGAATGTGAGCACTTTCATCCGTCTGAACATCAAGAgatgaatttgaacttgtccGCAGACAAACAGAAATAATATAGATAGGAATGAAAGAGATGAATGGATcacaaaatggaaatgagttTGCCAGGAGGAGAACTACTTGATTTGGACAACAGGCTTTCAAAGTAGTTCTCTCAATGGTAATTTTCATAAATGTAATTAGAATGTGACAATAGAGAATGACATGAAGAAAATGGATGATTTACAGGAAAACATATGGAAATAAGAGCTCTCTTACCATGGGTCTTAAGTCCGGATGGTACAAGATGTACCCATTATTGTTGACTGCAAAAGAGTATCCATTGACACCAAGCTAGAAATGggaattccaaaaaaatgattaaggTCACATCATGTTGTTGTCTATTTATATCTGCTGTATACCTTGTGAGGAGGGGTAAGTTTTTCGATCTCTCGAATGGGAACATCAGTTCCAGAAACGCCCAAAAGCCTTGCAATGCGAAcctaaaaaatcaaatgaccACTAAAGCATGATGTAACACACTTTAATGAAATAGGGAACGAGTTCCAAAGATAAACCAAAGACAAAAACGTATTGGAAACAGGTTTAAAATATGTGTGAATTTTACGTTCAATGGCTAGGTGTCTCAAATACATTGCCGTAGATTAAACTAGGACTAATTGCACAGAACTCTTCTAAGTTGGTGAATGTAAAGCGGTTTGGTTGGTTCTAGGCATTTTTGGTCGGTTGAATAACACGAATTGACGTCACAACAATGACTGTACTGGTTAGGACAGGACTCGCACAGGAGGTGAGGACAGCAATAAGTGCATAGTGGCGTTTGGTTGCCGGGTTCATGATTCTCAATCATTCACTACTAATACATGGTGGATGTGGGTTATAAGGGAATGACAACTGGGTAAACGTTTTTGATGATGTTAGATTTTCGCAACCCTGACAATCGTTGACGTAAGCATGCATCAGCCCTATAAAGGACTAACGGGTTATTGTCACTTGGGAGTGTTGTATATCGTTTTGGACTTTTGGTTTCCCACAGTTTAAAAAGAGACTGTCAACTAATTGCGTTTAAGAATAAGGACTTTTGGAAGCGAGGGTGTGACTTCACATTGGAGAGCGATATCTTAAAAATTAACCTTTGGACAGAGAGGACAATACTGACAATTGGAGTTGTTGTGGCAGCCAGAACTACGGCCCACTCCTTGGATTGCTACTTCTAAATGGATTAAAGACATGGTGAGCgtccaatttgtttttggcccTCGAACTTGGCCACGCCGAGCATGTTTGACGACACGAACAACAGCCACCAGTCCTCTAATACCCGGATGCATCTCGACCAATCACGTGTGCTTGTGCTCTCGTAATGAGGCCAAGTGATCGAATGGACATAATCTAGTGGAAAATTGAGCTCGAGCCGAGATTCATGGACGGCACAACAACGAAGGAACTTTCATCCGTTAaacgagagagaagagagagttTCGATCTAAATTGGCATGTGGACTGGAATTTGAAGACGACACAAGATAAGAGTAACGGGTGGTAAGATGGATCAATTAATATTGGCTTAGCAGGGACGCAGCACAGCAGAACACTACACCAAGTTCAAGACTAACGCGTGAACAAATGAGGGACCAGTCTTGATCTTCAGTGGGAAGTTTAAGAAAAAGCCATCGAACTGCTGATTAGTTGGGAGCAGTTTTACACTGGAGACGTCCTCCCCGGGATTTGGTTACGTACGAGTTCAGTCTAGGATTTATAGTATACTGGTACGCAGTTGGTTGGTGCTGGTACTTCTTAGTACCATGTTCTGGTTTTAGAAGATCGAAAAGAAATGCCGAGTGAAAATGTGGAAACATGCTCCAGTGTAAATCCACCCCAAGATGGACTAGGTGTAGAGATCGAATAGCTAATACCATATGACTCGTTCTGGACTAGACTTTtatgatgaaaaaaggaagcaaTATATGTGAAGGGTACGGACTAACAAATAGCTTGATGATTAGAATAGCTGCGGCAGTAGTGTCTATTGAACGACAATTACGATGTTGAGTAACTTGGAACTGCTTGCTGTGGTATTTCGTTAAAGGCTTAGGAGTCGCAGCACTACGAAAAAGTGTGGCACTGTGGACTCTGCTACGCAGATTAGAATCATAGGTCACCTTTTTGACAACGTCAACCTTCTTCTTGTCAGACACCCGGACACTTTCTGTGTAGTTCTGCAGCAGGAGGCCcggaatgaatgagtgaatgTGAGTGGTGATCCATTCACGGATGAATTGGTTCACAGTAAGGAGGAAGGGACACGAGGAGGAGAAATAATAAAGACACATGAGAACATCTGAGCATACGGCTAACGGATCCTCTTGTGATGATGCATCATTCATGGGCTATTCACACATTGGCGGTTGAGGTTGGCACACCCGGTCATTCACTCACTAGGCTACAACTAGCTCGCCCACGAACTCGTGGTCCATCCCAAACATACGTAAAGGTCACATTAG is a window from the Tigriopus californicus strain San Diego chromosome 2, Tcal_SD_v2.1, whole genome shotgun sequence genome containing:
- the LOC131892240 gene encoding pantetheinase-like; its protein translation is MLGALLILFIVVWGGCFLYQNEIDRSFKAAVVEYVPLERNFSAQNPLDYVLSNVKQYAEIVATLKSQGVDLVVFPEYGLTSSGLHSLPQEQFHDMMQEFPPLGIGNFDNPNPENKVLRSLQEIAKNNGLYLVVNLGTKLEDPDTHETHYYNTALVFDRLGKIVARYRKYNLYGEENLFSKPNLPDVSYFDTDFMVRFGLLICFDINYPRPFQDLEDHKVDVIILPAAWVDELPFLTAIQYHSGWALANKVTVLSSGLHDPQNGAVGAGIYHGDFGILNYTFNPRISESLAVISEVHFNQDQEANPPIPRDPISHNNHNFLEQDLTAYDFKHLRHGFQDERISMSHYTECMVSVELEIPDNFTGSYVMVAFHGVRGFGGGRYQLGITSCGIVLCQNQAFTSLESCGKRPNLGELGELPTVKYLHLEQTRSEDMRLMPVAMDLNLQPLNQSLSSFDQINDKSVILVKEPMSNLYSFGFFGRLFSLDKQN
- the LOC131892232 gene encoding jouberin-like; this translates as MPKDHSQKAKKAKPSKPSMVALDERIFGIFIHSADTLNLNLHVSHPVVCVILIDLETGKQVDKPENAKHVTSFYDEENVKEILPMMTQPCSFKTSKSLVPKWDELILFNVDFSHLESLRSHLGVFFVIRDFVTMSLANNQAKYKSGWIDVAWAFLVPFPEGYPPNVGKKLRLQLFQGGSTRGSEPLSHTLWTWWKKRRHLKYPSTLFVTVQSMKPPEANLESDPETMEGQKEASKTREGVLNVPAWSRHRGQTCEIPKAKEVSIEAPDDSEVSCMRFSRSGRALAVAFTRVNGSSTIHVFHVPSWQFIKIIGSHPGTIYELDWDLDDTEIVSASADRTAGVWSIHKGTRKLLEHPSFVYCARFHPNSPNVVISGCYDKVIRVWIRNQDSKFLLAEELISHNSFISALELDPDGQNLFSGDDEGFIRIWEVYGAQNIESDNRISIRMKKEIQLPEFRGYRIQSLQMHPGGRRLLVHSSSFTSSLLMIDTKLSSVMQSFGFESGRRDKSDCSVSPCGSFVFASSLNTGVIVFDTDTANEKHRYEMDDIKPKSITFHPFDNFLIVYGQIGEARSILVFKA